atatagaaaacaaGGCTCGTTCAGGTTCTCCTTAATCATTTTCATAAATACACAACCCACCAAGTCTCATTTTTAATGTGCTAACTCTACAGAACATACTCAACTTTAGTAGAACActcctctgtaaaaaaaaacgtgcgtgcgcgtgtgtgcgtgtgtatgtgtgtgtgtcactccaAACAGTTCCATTTAAAATCAATGCATTGGATTTACTGCCCACAGCAAATTCTCAACGTGTAGGAACTGTTTCACAGCGTGGTAAAATGTTCCTGTAAAGACCTCGCATCAGTCATACAAAGGCAGATTACCAGACAGttagaaacaataaaaacaataataatacaactACTCATTACACAGCATAAACATTAATACTTCTTCTCTATAACACTTTTATacacaaaaatataatataGATAATTTTGTGCAAAACCAGGAGGACAGTAAAAACATTACGTTTCATTCTTCCTTCATGTTTGTGCTGATGTTCCTAATGTTCCAGATGCTCTTATATGTTGAGCACGACGTAGCGATGAGTTACAGTAAAAACCAGGACAACACTGACCTTCCTAAGTAAACCCAGACGCACAGCATCAATCACAGTCACATTAGCAGGCCTCTGAGACTTACTTCATGTGGTGATGAGAACCTGACAAGAAAACGCTTTACTGTCCTTAGTCGTCATGTTACTTGCAACATAATGAACAATTGAAAACATAAAGAAAACTTTCAACAAAGTGTTGACGTAGTTCTGTACACAATATTCAAACACAACAGTACATCAATCACAGGGAGGCTAGAGATACTTTGTCGTGCTGAATTCTCATTATTGCTTTTTGGTTGCTTGAATCATTATTCTTCTATTTTGAATAAATCGACAAGAGATCAAATTTACAAATaatattcttttaaaatgaCCAGTGCCTCCCCTGGCTGCGTGGGCCACTTTTGCCTCGTATGGCGTTGCTCTAAGTTGCACTTGGGATGCCAGGGTGCCTCTGGTGCTCAGGTCAGCGTATGGTGTCGGCTCAGCGCATCGTGCCCTGCAGCCGGTCGGCGGGTTCTTACTCGCGTCCTAGATGACTCACAGATGGCTGCTCCGTAGGATTCAGCCTCCGTGTGTTCGCCCTTCACAGCGGCTTGTTCTGCCTGAGGCCATGTGTGGATTCTTAAGGTTTGTCCAAGAGTCAGTGTTTGTCATTATGTGTTTAAAGTGTGTGACACAACGGTTTCTGCGCTTATAACTTTCTCTCTTTGAAGATTTCAGGTGGTGAGACCCCATCTTTCAGATCAGCTGCTTCTTTctgtaaatgaaacaataaCATATGATACAACAACATATAATGAACAACGAGTATTTACTCTAGGAAaactgcaaaaagaaaaaagaaactggACTAGAGCAGAACATAGTTCCGGCTCCACACTCAGTAGGTAGCGATAATGAACTTCCAAGGTGAGACAGGAAGGTATTGCTTTGTGCCTTTTCAAACCAACCGATCCTCCTGTAGCGTTAGATTGTGTCCCAGGCTTCACTGTGTCCAGTCCTGCCAGACTGGACCTCAGCCAGGAACCCCGACAGAGGAAGACTGAGGCGGATGCTGCATACGAAACGACTTCCTGCACTTCCTACTGTCTGAGTCTGGTCATGATGGCTTCTGCACGATGGGCTGTTTACTGAGGCTCCTGACACAATAGGGACGCTGCTGTTTGCAGGAGGACAGCAAGCATTGTCCTGTAGAAATGCACTTTGTCTCACTCTGGGTGTGTTTCCAAGTGGACTTCAAGTTAGCTTTTTATTGTCCTGTTGCATGCTGGGATACCAGTGCTCCTATTGTCCTTGTGGTGCCACAGGAAACAACTGTGATGACAAGTGTTGCCTTTGTCATCGTGTCATGTTTGACTGGAACAGAAGCTCAAAGGCAACAGGTCGTCATCGCTCTCCAGACGCGTGCAGCTTCACTTCATTTGACAGTCAGCAAAAATCCACTTAATTGGACCCCACATTTTCCCAGCACCCATAGTGAGCGGGCCCAagcagcccctcctcctcccccgccctcGTGCAGTGCACACAGCGGTACTCACCCTCTCTGTCTGCGCCTCAGACTGCAGGTTGGCCTTCTGCCGCCGCAGGTCCGACTTGATGAACCCTGCGACGAGCAGATGAAAAGGTGGGGGTTAGTTCACAGACACTGTATGGAGTtggcaggaaaaaacagaacataGGAAAATGGGACACCTTTTAAATATGAGCAATTATTAGATTAGTCTGCAATTTTCCAGCAGAACAGATAAATAATTAAAGCGCTGCCTGAGCCGTAATGTCCATGCAGGGTTTTTGTCTCATCTCCATAATCACGTAACTGCTTCAGACTCTGTGAAATTAGTTAGGATGCAAAATATAATGACCCATTTCTTCATTGTTTGAATTGTAAGTCATTCATCCACTAGAGGCCGACATCGTCCCACGGAAGCTAACGCTCCAAATGTTTGGGCCTGTGGACGGTCACGCTCTAATAAAGCGAACGGTGTGTTAATGGCCCCTTTGACTTCACGTGCCTGTTCGCATTCCCTCACATGAGGTTAATGGACGGTGTGACTTTGAACCTCCAGGAAACGGTAATGCCTCACCTGTCATGACTGCTCCTAcgaggagaaacacacacaggaagatgtTTCCCGCTAAAGTTCCCCACGCGTCGATGATCTTCCCTTGGCCGATGGTGAAGATGATTccaaagatctggaatgggacTCAGTGAGACTCAGTCTGTGTGTCACAGATGACGGCGCTGACGTTGGTTTACCTGTGCTGAACAGTTGAGAAGTCCAGATGACGTCCCCTCTGATTCGGGAAACGTGAGCTCCACCGCGAACTCGAAGCCCAGAGGTAAATATCCGGTCATGAAGAAACTGCCGACAGACAGATGAAGGCAAGAGCGAAGCATGAGCGGAGCTGTTTAATACAACCTGCCTCGGGTTGGGCAAAGAAAACCAGACCAAAGGAATCACTATGGAAACCAGTTATGGACATAATCAGCTTACCATAAATAGCAATAATTGTAAGGACAAGCACGTgtgacatgaaaacacagtctGCCACAGTTAATGGTTACTCACGCGTCCTAGTTAATATCAGACCTTGCTGTGATGATGCACAGGTGGTCTCCATTGTTTAATGATCACCTACCCCAAGACTCCAGCCGTGACAAACACCACCCACAGGTGACCCAGACTGAGGGTGAAGGCGTAGACCAGCATCCCGACCAGAGAGAGCAGGTACACGACCAGGGTGgtctgtctgtggaggagggggggggcgtcagCACGCTATGAAAGGAGATTTACTGCCCCGATCCGATTTCACGTTTACATTAATGCTACAAATCTGAACCTTGTGACCACAggtctgctgcagccgctcagagcACAACCATCCGACTGCAAAGGTTTGGTTTGTTTGAGATCAGATTGATTTAATGAGCCATTTCAGCAGACTTTTGCGGCTCGTTCATTCACTGTTTCCGGCCGTGTGTTGATCGGGTGCAGGTTTCCTGTTGAGATGAAGGGACCGGACCCTGCGTCGGACTCCGCTGGCACCAAGCgattctccagcctccaggcttctctccagtcgACTATCTCTTGTACAACCACGCGTGAATTATCACTGCACAACATTTTTGTTCGTGTGACGTGGTGCTCTGTCCCACGTAGAGACACAAACGGGGGCTTGTTTGCTTTGGCGGATCAGCGTCCTGTCGGCATGTCAAGAATCTGACAAGTGAGGATCACACTCGTCTCTGTAGtggaaataaatggaaaaacCGCGCCATTTCTCACAGGTACAGGACAGAATATCTTCATTGTAACGGCACCGGGCCTGGACCCGGCCGGGGTGCAGCGTAAAGCCTGTCAGCTCATGTTTGCAGaaatgcagcagctcatttaaaACTCGCTTCCGCTGGATTCCCATTCGTGCCCACTTTAAAGAAAAGCTCTAATTCCCCCCGACATCTCGCTGCGAACGGAGGCTTGTGAAGACACTGGTGGAGTCCTGTGTTTCAAAGCAGAGCTAACGACTGCTGGCCCTGAAGACGGACGCCCTGAGCTCTCTTCTCTTTTCTAAAGCCTTTCCCCGCATTAAACAGCAGCTTACTTGTAGGTTTTGGTTCTGTCCAACCAGATGCCACATATCAGGGAGCCCACCATGCCAGCGATGACGATGGTGAGACCGATCCTGCCGGCGTTCAGCTCCTCGCCCTGAGAGGGGAACAGTCCAGTGTGGGGTTTTACACAGGACTCATCTCAGCCTGGAACCTTTAGGCCCAACGGCACGCCGGCACTGAGGCCCGTCTGCTGGGACGTGGCGTTACTTACAGGGTAGTGTTCAATGATCATCCGGTTCAACAGCGTGGACACGGCGTAGAAGCAGCCGACGTTCAGCCCTGAGGACAGAGAACACACAACATGCTCATCTGACGGAGCCCATTCAGGGTCCAGACAGTTAGAAGGAACCTGGTTGggacatcacatcacatcacatcacaggcCTGGTCCTTATCACATTAATCATTAACAATGTGACCTTTGAGCAAAATATGTGACACCTCACTAACCCTTCAGGTCAATACTACACCCAGACGCTTTACTGGTGATCCATGCAGCGGTGACACGTCCTCATACGTGCACGGCTCTGACTCAAATGTCACAAATAGGACGGTGACAGAATCggcagcagaggtcagtttTGGGGCGTTGCCGTGACTGCGTCGCCTGCTGCTTTTGCTCCTCTCCGGGGCGAGGGACCCACCGTAGCTGACCACCAGCAGCATGAAGGGCCTGTTGCGCAGCAGCCGCAGGACGGACGCCGTGTAGGAGTAGTTCTCCGGGGGAATGTCCCGGGCCTGTGCCTGCGCCTGGGTGGGAGGCAGCTCCGGCTTCTCCTGGAACACTGGAAACCGACAGTCAGTAAACACACGCGCCTTCTGCTGTTGACCTGCTGTCAATAAGCCAAACACAAACCATTATCAACCTCGTGGTTTATTGGCCTCTCGTTCCTAATCGCGCCTTCAGGTTTTGTTCACTCCTGTTTCCTAATAGTCATTTTTATAATATGATGAATAAAACCTTATTATCGTATCTATGTTTCCATTAATGTGACCCCAGAGGTCATAGAACCTGGActggtttgacctttgacctcagacaCTATAGTATCTTCTGGAATAGACTACATGTCACTGACCTATGTGGACATAAACCTGACGTGTAACGCGTTGGTGTGGAAGATGAGTTCATAAAACACCTCTTTATCATCATGTCCAAACAAATCTCATCACTGGCCTGCGACGCCGCTGAGTTTTCAGTGGACGCACATCTCTGGGAAACTGAGCTTTAGAGCAGCGCCGCCCAAAAGACTGTGACCCGATGAAAAACAGTTCATCCGATGATGAACTTAGAGAACTGCTGCTGTTCCAAACTAATTAAGGCGCCATCGAATGTTGTCAAATCCCATTGGGGACAAAAGATGCCAGGAAAACCACTGGAAACCCctggaaaacaggaagtgtctcCTGATCCCCTCCGTGACTGGAGGACTCCTATGACACTGACCCGTGGGACCAACtctcaccgatgatgacgaggatgaagatgacGGTGGCCGCTCCAGCGCTGATGTAGAACATGAGTCTGATATAGTAGGCCAGCTCCTCGATATCGTCCACGTTGGGAACCAGGATGGGTGGAAGCAGGAACCCGATGGCGATGCCCATCTGTAGGTGAGAGGCTCATTTACAAACAGCTGGGACAAAATCCAGGCCTAGAAACTCTGCTGCTTATTCTGTTGTGAGACCAGACAACTTCATGTAACTTCATGATCCTCATTCTCACTCATGAACTCACTTATGGATTTGCTTTTGGAGCACaaactgtacatgtgtttgatCTTCAAAGCCCGAGGCCTTTAAGGAAATCCTACCTACTGATTTGTTAATGGGATCTATTTCTAACCGTCCGATGGGACGCGGAAACGACTTCAGCCTGAAAACCTTTTCGGGACCTAAAGAAACAAACGCGTTTGCGGCGAGAAGGTAAACACGAAGAACAATGTGTGCTTGTTTCTTCAGCAGTGGGGAACGGGACTGGAGCACAGAACAAGAACATGCGTGACAATGACTGGTATGCAGTGTTTGGGCTAAAGCACAGGGAGGACGCATGAAGAACAACTTCAAATGGCGTCCGAGGTCACGGAGTTCGAGGAGGTCCGGCGCCGTTTGATGCTTCTTATGGGCTCGGATCAGGGCTTCGCCGTCTAAAGGGCCTGAACAGAAAGATGTGCTGTTATCTTCATCCTCAGATGTGTTCGGAGACCTGCTTCCTGCAGAGGCAGCGCCGTCAGCGTGGCCCCGCTGCCGTTTATTTATCCAGCCAGTAGCAGCTTGTTCAGGAGCCAAGGGTTCAAGCGGAGCAAGGGTTCAAGCGGAGGAAGTCTTCAGAGTCCCCTGTAAagacctgctgctccttctgcaATGACCTTTGTCCCAGTTTGGCCGAAAACCTACAGTAACCGCTCACCTCCACACGCCAGCAACTCTCTGAACACGGGTTCAATGATTACAGGTGAGCCACACACCTGGCCTCCCAGAACCCCCAGGGAGCAGGCGGTGGACGCCTCCCGCAGCCCGAACCACAGGGACGAAAGCTTGGccgggaggctgaggaggaagacCGTGGCCACGGAGCACAGGAGCTGGCCCGCCAGCGCCACGTAGAACAGGCCGGGCCCGGCCGAGCCCGTCTTGATCCAGGCCCCGGCGCAGTTGAAGGCAGAGCCCAGCACCACAACGTCCCTCAGCCCACGCTTGTCCAGGAGCCACATGACGGGCAGGACGAGCGGGACGTAGGTGAGGCAGTAGACGACGGAGAGCCAGGTGACGGCCGCGGCGTCGGTCCGGTAGAAGCGCGCGAAGATGTCGCCGATGATGCTGTACTGGAGCCACATGAAGCCGTTGCTCATGGAGCAGGCGCTGAAGATGAACAGCATCAGCCAGCGGCGCCGGTAcaacctgctctctctctccgggcCGAGcgaggcggcgctgctctcttCTCCCGTCAAAGCGgcctcctcgtcctcggccGGAGAGGAGCCGCGGGCCGGGGCCGGCCGAGCGCCCCCCACGCACCCGCGAAGGAGGTCCTGAGCGCTCATGGTGCACGACGGCCGGAGGGAGAGCAGGCGCTGAACTGTCAGATCAGCTGAGCGGCGCCTCCCGTCAGCAGGTACTTCCTCCACATACCTGCCGGCTCAGGTGCTGAGTCATGTGACACTGTGCGTGTGACCTTTACTTCCTCTTTACGACTCATCCTTCCAGTTTGCAACACGTTACATGactttattactgtatttattcagCTGAGCTGGTGCTCAGCGAAGGCTGCAAGTCCATGAACCAAACATCAAAGACAGTTTGGTTTCGTTATTTGTCGAacagatttaaaaatgtttgatgaTGCGACATCTCAGTAAAACAGGTTTTATGACAATGAGGAGGACCAAAAAGGTCACGTGACAAAAAATTACATGTGTGGACTGGATGGTTGTTAGCCTGAAAACCCACAGAAATAAGTTCAAACTGACACGTTTAATAACAAGTAGCGTTTCCTGCAAATTCTTAGAAATCAGATGTTTTTAAAGCTTCTGTAAAAGGCAATGCTCTTGAAGGATACAGGTGCTATTTGTCAGCTATATAATTGAACATCCCAATCAATTAAAGGCTCCACGTGAGGTCGAACGCACCTGATTTCCAAAGACCCCAATGGAGCAGGCGGTGGAGACCTCATCCGCGCCGAACCAGACCGAGGCCAGGCGGGACGGCATCCCGAGGATGAAGACCTGGGCCAGGGAGCTGGCGAACTGCCCGACCATGGTCACCGCGAACAGGTCGGGTTTGGCACTGGCCACCTTCACCCACGTCCCGGCGCAGTTGAGCCCGTTGGCCACCAGTGCCGTGAGCCGGAGCCCCTTCttgtccagcagccaggtgacggGGAAGATGAAGGGGATGTAGGTGAGCATGAAGACCATGGACAGCCAGTCCACGGCGAAGGCGTCCACGCTGTAGAACCTGGTGATGATGTTGCTGATGATGCCGTACTGGATCCACTGGTACGCGTTGCTCAGGGAGTAGGCGCTGAACAGGAACACGACCACCCAG
Above is a window of Betta splendens chromosome 22, fBetSpl5.4, whole genome shotgun sequence DNA encoding:
- the flvcr2a gene encoding feline leukemia virus subgroup C receptor-related protein 2 isoform X1 produces the protein MSAQDLLRGCVGGARPAPARGSSPAEDEEAALTGEESSAASLGPERESRLYRRRWLMLFIFSACSMSNGFMWLQYSIIGDIFARFYRTDAAAVTWLSVVYCLTYVPLVLPVMWLLDKRGLRDVVVLGSAFNCAGAWIKTGSAGPGLFYVALAGQLLCSVATVFLLSLPAKLSSLWFGLREASTACSLGVLGGQMGIAIGFLLPPILVPNVDDIEELAYYIRLMFYISAGAATVIFILVIIVFQEKPELPPTQAQAQARDIPPENYSYTASVLRLLRNRPFMLLVVSYGLNVGCFYAVSTLLNRMIIEHYPGEELNAGRIGLTIVIAGMVGSLICGIWLDRTKTYKQTTLVVYLLSLVGMLVYAFTLSLGHLWVVFVTAGVLGFFMTGYLPLGFEFAVELTFPESEGTSSGLLNCSAQIFGIIFTIGQGKIIDAWGTLAGNIFLCVFLLVGAVMTGFIKSDLRRQKANLQSEAQTERKEAADLKDGVSPPEIFKERKL
- the flvcr2a gene encoding feline leukemia virus subgroup C receptor-related protein 2 isoform X2; this encodes MGDNSAVSPDARRAGPDVGARRPDAAEQLECGRVPSGATRLYSRRWVVVFLFSAYSLSNAYQWIQYGIISNIITRFYSVDAFAVDWLSMVFMLTYIPFIFPVTWLLDKKGLRLTALVANGLNCAGTWVKVASAKPDLFAVTMVGQFASSLAQVFILGMPSRLASVWFGADEVSTACSIGVFGNQMGIAIGFLLPPILVPNVDDIEELAYYIRLMFYISAGAATVIFILVIIVFQEKPELPPTQAQAQARDIPPENYSYTASVLRLLRNRPFMLLVVSYGLNVGCFYAVSTLLNRMIIEHYPGEELNAGRIGLTIVIAGMVGSLICGIWLDRTKTYKQTTLVVYLLSLVGMLVYAFTLSLGHLWVVFVTAGVLGFFMTGYLPLGFEFAVELTFPESEGTSSGLLNCSAQIFGIIFTIGQGKIIDAWGTLAGNIFLCVFLLVGAVMTGFIKSDLRRQKANLQSEAQTERKEAADLKDGVSPPEIFKERKL